The Treponema sp. OMZ 790 genome includes the window CGATTATCTGAGGCTTATCATAGAATTCGGTACTTTTGAGTTTTTCTATTTTTCCGTATTCGATATATGCAGAGTTTAAACCTGTACCTAAAACAAAACCTATGTGGGAATCAAAATTTTGCTCATTGGTTTCAGAGAATATTCCCGATTGAAGAACTGCAGCCGTATCGTTCACCATGATAACTTTTTTTACTCTTTTCCAAGCCTTCCTCGAAAGGGACTGCAAAAGCACTTCGTTTATTTTGCAGTCCCTTATGTGCGGCAGCTTTATCTCTTTTGAAAGCTTAATTGCCTGCCCTCCCCCATCAGGGAAAATTTTTACGGCATAGGAAAAGCAAAAGGAAATTACTTCAGCTTCATCTTTTAAAGGCTCTAAGTATTCTGCAATGCTGTCAAAAAATTCTTCATTGGACATTTCCCTGTCAAGGGCAGGCATAGGATGCTTGAAAAAAGAAAGAATCTCAGGAATTCCTTTCTTATCAAAGTACACAAGACCTGCTCTAAAATTGGTTCCTCCTGCATCGATGATTATCACCTTGCTGTCCTTGGGAATACTGTCGGGAAGATTTTTCCATAAGGGAATCATGTCCATGGAAGAAACGGATTCGGCTTCATTTTCCAATCCTTTTTCCATATCTTCCAAAAGGATTAAAGAAACAGACTCAACATCTATTTTATAATCAAAGCCGTTCCGTTTAAAAAAATCATCTATCTCTTTCATTTAATTGCTTTCTTTAAGGCTTCTGTCTTATCGGTTTTTTCCCATGAAAATTCGGGACGTCCGAAGTGACCGTAAGCAGCCGTTTCTTTATAAATAGGGCGCTTTAAATCCAAGGTTTTGATAATACCTGCAGGAGACATATCAAAAACCTCTTTTATTGCCTTCTCTATTTTTTCTTCAGGAACTTCACCCGTACCGAAGGTATCAACTCTGACGGCAACAGGGAAAGGAACGCCTATTGCATATGCCAACTGAACTTCACAGCGTCGAGCAAGATCGGCGGCTACTACATTTTTTGCAATGTATCGGGCCATGTAGGCAGCAGAGCGGTCAACCTTTGACGGGTCTTTACCCGAAAAAGCGCCTCCGCCGTGTCTTCCCATTCCGCCGTAGGTATCTACAATTATTTTTCTTCCGGTAAGCCCCGTATCTCCGAAAGGACCTCCTATAACAAAGCGGCCTGTAGGATTTATAAAGAACTTGGTATCATCAGCCAAAAGTCCGGTCGGCTCCAAAACAGGTTTAATTACCTGATTGATTAGGCTGTTCTTTAATTCGTCGTATTGAACATCGGGATAGTGCTGATGAGAAAGAACTACCGTATCTATCTTGATAGGCTTAAAGCCTTCATACTTCACGGTAATCTGAGTTTTTGAATCGGGCCTCAGCCAAGGAATAACCTTTTCTTTTCTGAGCTTTGCAGCATATCGCAACACGGAATGAGAAAACATAATGGGAGCCGGCATAAGTTCAGGTGTTTCTTTACATGCAAAACCGAACATCATTCCCTGATCTCCGGCGCCCTGCTGCCCCTTATATTCATCGAGACCCTCACCGTCTACACCTTGAGAAATGTCCGGAGATTGAGCATGAATCATATTCATAACGGCCATGGAATGGCAGTCTAAACCGAAATCGGTATTTGTATAACCTATTTCTTCAGCAATAGTACGCGCAATACTTTGTATATCTACATAGGTATTGGTGGTTATCTCTCCGCCTACGAGCACCAAGGCTGTAGAAGCAAAAGTTTCACAGGCCACATGACTTTCAGGGTCATCTTTTAAGCATGCATCTAAAACGGCATCCGAAATTTGATCACAGAGTTTATCGGGATGCCCTTCACTTACCGACTCTGATGTAAAATAACTTATATCGTTTTTCATATTAACCTCATCATTTAATAATATTTTGAGGTTAACAGTATATCACAAAATTCGGTAAGTTTTCAAGCTATAGGAAAATATCAAAAGTTCATTTTATTCTATTCTTTAAAAATGAAAGCTTTGTTTCCGAAATTATTATCGCTATAAAAATTAAGATAAAACCGAAGACCGAATAGACGTCAAGGCTTTCACCCTTAAATATAACCGAAAAGATAATTCCAAAAATTGATTCAAGACCCAAAATAATGGCAGCACTTGAAGCATCCGTGTGCTTTTGTCCTATATTCTGCAAAAGCAGAGCCAATCCGGTACAAATTGCAGCAAGGTAAAGCACCGAACCGATGGATGAATAAGACCAAACTATTGCACTGTTATCTTCGAAGATAAGAGTTACAAGCCATGAAAGTATTGCAGCAGCTCCGAACTGGATAATTGTCATAAGAATAGGATCCTTTCTCTTGCTTAATCGTGTAATACTTATAATGTGGCTTGCAAAAAGAAGACCGCTTAAAAGAGCATAGAAGTCGCCGAGGGTTATTCCTACTCCTGAGGAAAGAACCAAATCTTTAAATGATACAAAACCTATTCCCAAAATACACAAAACAGCTGCCGAAGCGTTATACCTATCCGGCCGAACCTTATTTACAATCCAGCCTAAAAAGGGCACTATAACACAATAAGAAGCCGATAGAAATGCACTTCGCCCCGGAAGTCCGCCTGCGGTTGTAACACCGAAAGTTTGGCTTGAATAAGCAATAAACAGAAAAAAGCCTACAATTCCGCCGTTTATAAGATAATCTTTGTCTATGAGTTTTAATTTTTTATAAAACACAAGACAGAGTAAAAGACATGCAATGGAAAATCTCAAACCCAATAAAAAATTAGGTTTAAAAAAATCGGTAGTTTCACTTACAACAACAAGAGAGCTGCCCCATACTATTGCAACAATTAAAAGGGCTAAACGCGATAAAACATTAATCTTGGTATTAGTCAAAATAAAATCCTTTGCATCGTCAGTAAAACGGCAAATGCAAATGCCTCAAAAAGTTCCGGAACGAGCTTTCCTTTTTGAAAATATAGATATTCGAGGCCGTCATTATACCTAAAAACAAAAAAAAAGACAAGCCGAAGCTCAATCAATTCCGAATTAAATGTATCATAGTTTTATCATTTAAATTTACTCTTGATATATTTAAACTTAAAATTAAAACGTTTTATCCTATATAAAAATTTTTTAGGATGTTTTTTTAACTCCTTCAGAAATAACTCGGCTCTCTTTTCTATAAAAATCTGCTCGGGACTTTTATTTTCACATAAACTTTCATCACCAATAGTTTTAAATTCCGGCTTAAATTCAAATTTACTATTCATATGTCTCCTACAATTCTTGTATTATGTACACAATAGAAGCTTGAAGATTTTGCATCATTACTTGGCAGGAAGGCTTTGAGGTACAAACTTAAATACACTTAGTTTTAATATTTAAAATTATCGGCATAAAAAAATATTTGTTTAGTTTTTTGCGGAAAAAAAGTATTCTATTCAAAAATAGATCTTAGTTTAGGTGAATCAAATTCTTGAATTTCAAAACGGTAATCTTCCGGCCCCTTAAAGAAAAAAGATGACATTGGAATATCTTTCACTTTAGAAATTGGAGTTAAATCCTTTAAACTCAGTTTTGAAAATTGAGAATGAATTTCTTCAATATTGTCTACCGTAATGCTTATAAGTATGCCGGTATTTTGAACCGCTTTATCTTTTCTTTCTACAACACCGATAAAGGCTTTTCCGCTTATCTTCCAAACAGCAGCCCATCCTTCATCCATTACCTTTGTAAGCCCTAAAACTTCATCAAAAAAGAGTCCTGCTTCATGCATATTTTTTACATCCAAAAAAACTATCTGCGAAAGCGGTTTTAAATTCATAAATTTCCTCCTAAAACTAGGTATACCCCAAAGAATCTAATTCGTCAAGCAATACCCCCTAATCAGGGCAATCGCATCATGAGGGTAAATAAAATAGCAAAAAAATAGGCTGTGAATACTCCTCTTGCCTTTTTACCGATAATTTATTATTCTTGAAGATAAAGATTATATCATATTAATACTAAATTTTTTAATACCCCTTTGCGCTCTTTGCGTGCTCTGCGGTTTATTTTGGAGGTTGTTATGGCACAGTACAAGTTTGAAACTGAAGTGAACCAGCTTTTGTCGCTCATCATTCATTCGCTTTATTCAAACAAGGAAATCTTTTTGAGGGAGCTTGTTTCCAACTCTTCGGATGCATTGGACAAGTTAAAGTATTTAACCCTTTCCGATGAGGCTTATAAGCAGATTAAATTCGATCCCAGAATCGATATCTGTTTTGACGATACGGCTAATACGCTCACCGTGCGGGATACCGGCTTGGGTATGAACGAGGAAGATCTAAAAAATAATTTGGGAACGATAGCAAGATCCGGAACAAAGGCTTTTTTAGATCAGCTTGCCGCAGCCGATAAAAAAGATTCCAACCTTATCGGTCAGTTCGGTGTAGGTTTTTATTCGGCCTTTATGGCTGCCTCTACCATCGACGTTATTTCCAAAAAGGCCGGAGAAAGCGATGTTTGGAAATGGACCTCTGACGGAAAGGGTGCCTACGACTTGGAAAAGGCCGACGATACTGCCTTCCCCATAATAGACGATGTGCCCGAGGGAGCAAACGGAACCTGCGTTATACTTCACCTAAACAATGAGGACTCGGAGTATGCTACCCGCTGGCGTATCGAAGAAATAATTAAAACCTATTCCGATCACATTGCCTTCCCCATCTATCTTCACTTTACGGAAAAACAATATGACGATAAGGGAAAGGTAAAGTCCGAAGCCTTTAAAACGGAGCAGATAAACGATGCAGGCGCCCTTTGGCAAAAGCCTAAGTCGGAATTAAAAGAAGAGGATTATTTTAACTTTTATAAATCCCTTTCGCACGACTCCCAAGAGCCCCTCCTCTATGTTCACACAAAGGCGGAAGGAACTCAAGAATACACAACCCTTTTTTATATTCCGTCAAAGGCTCCATTCGACATGTTCCATGCAGACTATAAGCCGGGAGTTAAGCTCTTTGTAAAGAGAGTCTTTATTACCGATGACGAAAAAGAACTTCTGCCAACATACCTCCGCTTTATACGCGGCGTTATCGACAGCGAGGACTTGCCCTTAAACGTAAGCCGCGAAATTTTACAGCAAAAT containing:
- a CDS encoding hexokinase family protein; its protein translation is MKEIDDFFKRNGFDYKIDVESVSLILLEDMEKGLENEAESVSSMDMIPLWKNLPDSIPKDSKVIIIDAGGTNFRAGLVYFDKKGIPEILSFFKHPMPALDREMSNEEFFDSIAEYLEPLKDEAEVISFCFSYAVKIFPDGGGQAIKLSKEIKLPHIRDCKINEVLLQSLSRKAWKRVKKVIMVNDTAAVLQSGIFSETNEQNFDSHIGFVLGTGLNSAYIEYGKIEKLKSTEFYDKPQIIVCESGKSNKIPQSKFDKILSENSNLKNEYFLERMCSGRYLGELCSIALRAGAAEGIFSPRANKMLLNSRNFSSEEISLFLKEQNHDKNIFSGIIEAHSVSEDYVKIYSICKSFFERAGRLSAAVIAAACIKTGKGKSPDKPICISADGSMFLKGFLIKERIFKSLKTFLSEKKGIYFVLKTNDEAVTLGTALAAFLN
- the metK gene encoding methionine adenosyltransferase produces the protein MKNDISYFTSESVSEGHPDKLCDQISDAVLDACLKDDPESHVACETFASTALVLVGGEITTNTYVDIQSIARTIAEEIGYTNTDFGLDCHSMAVMNMIHAQSPDISQGVDGEGLDEYKGQQGAGDQGMMFGFACKETPELMPAPIMFSHSVLRYAAKLRKEKVIPWLRPDSKTQITVKYEGFKPIKIDTVVLSHQHYPDVQYDELKNSLINQVIKPVLEPTGLLADDTKFFINPTGRFVIGGPFGDTGLTGRKIIVDTYGGMGRHGGGAFSGKDPSKVDRSAAYMARYIAKNVVAADLARRCEVQLAYAIGVPFPVAVRVDTFGTGEVPEEKIEKAIKEVFDMSPAGIIKTLDLKRPIYKETAAYGHFGRPEFSWEKTDKTEALKKAIK
- a CDS encoding VOC family protein, giving the protein MNLKPLSQIVFLDVKNMHEAGLFFDEVLGLTKVMDEGWAAVWKISGKAFIGVVERKDKAVQNTGILISITVDNIEEIHSQFSKLSLKDLTPISKVKDIPMSSFFFKGPEDYRFEIQEFDSPKLRSIFE
- the htpG gene encoding molecular chaperone HtpG, with the protein product MAQYKFETEVNQLLSLIIHSLYSNKEIFLRELVSNSSDALDKLKYLTLSDEAYKQIKFDPRIDICFDDTANTLTVRDTGLGMNEEDLKNNLGTIARSGTKAFLDQLAAADKKDSNLIGQFGVGFYSAFMAASTIDVISKKAGESDVWKWTSDGKGAYDLEKADDTAFPIIDDVPEGANGTCVILHLNNEDSEYATRWRIEEIIKTYSDHIAFPIYLHFTEKQYDDKGKVKSEAFKTEQINDAGALWQKPKSELKEEDYFNFYKSLSHDSQEPLLYVHTKAEGTQEYTTLFYIPSKAPFDMFHADYKPGVKLFVKRVFITDDEKELLPTYLRFIRGVIDSEDLPLNVSREILQQNRILSSIKNASVKKLLGEFKKLAENDKEKYNKFIAEFNRPLKEGLYGDYEHREELADLVRFKTTSPEVKEDEWTSFADYVSRMKADQKAIYYITGEDEKTLRQSPHLEVYKQKGFEVLIMPDEVDDIIIPSLGKYKEWELKAANRAGSDKELNTEEETKEAEKKEKDFKPVLEKIQEVLGDKVKEVRFSKRLSDSPSCIVVDESDPSLQMERMMRAMGQFNTNAVKPILEVNADHPLVQKLKDSEDKEFVEDMSNLLLEQALLVESGELKAPVDFVKRLNRLMTNLK